A genomic segment from Spongiibacter sp. IMCC21906 encodes:
- a CDS encoding LysR family transcriptional regulator, producing MNVVKLKNVIAVDQFGSFSAAAKIVHLTQSALTKHVADIEQDVGFALFERHAKGVHATAEGRAFIDRATRIVADLEQLSSDTKAGHILGVPRLRVGISPPSLVSLLNAPLTKVLERHPAIRLEETAGWAEQTVQQLKNGDIDVLIGPAGPIQQHKQFKVYDLEPFTMCFFVRKGHPLSKVTKLRVEHLHQYPIALADRSAATLDLINQLFGVPEIPQEKQVHIIGHFPLTCKIVATSDTVGNVGAAFRRDELFCQKFSILEFDSLKPIPLAIAYDGKRQPAPPILELVNLLRSEPHWARGE from the coding sequence ATGAACGTCGTTAAATTAAAGAATGTTATCGCCGTCGATCAGTTTGGCTCATTTTCTGCTGCGGCCAAAATTGTTCATCTTACCCAGTCGGCCCTCACCAAGCATGTTGCCGATATTGAACAAGACGTTGGCTTTGCCCTGTTTGAGCGCCACGCCAAAGGTGTGCACGCCACGGCTGAAGGCCGGGCCTTTATCGATAGGGCGACACGGATTGTGGCGGATTTAGAGCAATTGTCCTCTGATACTAAAGCGGGGCATATTCTTGGCGTGCCCAGGCTGCGGGTGGGCATTAGCCCACCATCGCTGGTGTCTTTGCTCAATGCGCCATTGACCAAAGTACTGGAGCGACACCCTGCTATTCGACTGGAGGAAACCGCAGGCTGGGCCGAGCAAACGGTACAGCAATTAAAAAATGGGGATATTGATGTGCTTATCGGCCCCGCTGGGCCTATTCAACAACATAAACAGTTTAAAGTTTATGATCTTGAGCCATTTACGATGTGTTTCTTTGTTCGCAAAGGCCATCCGCTGAGCAAGGTGACTAAACTCCGGGTGGAGCACTTGCACCAATATCCCATTGCCTTGGCCGACCGAAGTGCCGCCACACTGGATTTAATCAATCAGTTGTTTGGGGTGCCGGAAATCCCCCAAGAGAAGCAGGTACACATCATTGGTCACTTTCCCCTGACCTGCAAAATTGTCGCAACGTCTGACACCGTGGGTAATGTGGGCGCGGCATTTCGGCGCGATGAGCTGTTTTGTCAAAAATTTTCGATTCTTGAGTTTGATAGTTTAAAGCCGATTCCGTTGGCGATAGCTTACGACGGCAAACGACAACCCGCGCCGCCCATTTTGGAATTGGTGAATCTGTTGCGGTCTGAGCCGCATTGGGCGCGGGGCGAGTAA
- a CDS encoding response regulator transcription factor, translating to MTDQKNMPDPKNMSDELAKLDSPTLLIIEDDAAFARTLARSFERRGYQVLTANGLEKALALLQDHNPDYAVVDLKLDGEASGLVCVQALHKHDAEMIIVVLTGYASIATAVEAVKLGACHYLAKPSNTDDIEAAFNNAEGNVEVEIRGRATSIKTLEWERIHETLAETGFNISETARRLGMHRRTLARKLAKQQVK from the coding sequence GTGACTGATCAAAAAAATATGCCTGACCCCAAAAACATGAGCGACGAACTCGCCAAATTAGACTCACCCACCCTGCTGATTATTGAAGACGATGCCGCTTTTGCTCGCACATTGGCCCGCTCCTTTGAACGCCGAGGCTACCAAGTGTTAACGGCTAATGGACTAGAAAAAGCACTGGCACTGCTCCAAGACCACAACCCAGACTACGCCGTGGTCGACTTAAAACTGGATGGTGAAGCCTCTGGGCTGGTGTGTGTGCAAGCCCTGCATAAGCACGACGCCGAGATGATCATTGTCGTGCTAACCGGTTATGCCAGCATTGCCACCGCCGTCGAGGCCGTCAAACTCGGTGCCTGTCACTACCTCGCCAAGCCCTCAAACACCGACGATATCGAAGCCGCCTTTAACAACGCCGAAGGTAATGTAGAAGTCGAGATTCGCGGCCGAGCCACTTCTATCAAAACTCTGGAGTGGGAGCGTATACACGAGACCTTGGCAGAAACGGGATTTAATATTTCAGAAACGGCAAGGCGGCTGGGAATGCATCGACGCACCCTGGCCCGTAAGCTGGCAAAGCAGCAGGTTAAATAA
- a CDS encoding ATP-binding protein has product MTDTARVVGNDIPLDQTDSNDNERNTLSKHMRQLVLLRWMAVLGQLLTILVTHYGFGVELPLQTMLSILAALSVFNAANELAMRFRHRVRTIELFMGLLVDMAALTAQLYLSGGATNPFVYLYLLQVGLAAVLLAAPYAYSLLGISTLCFLWLAEKAQPLALPQDYHLGIRSYYLEGMLICLMLTAALLVVFINRITRTRQEHDARLAELRQRAAEEEHILRMGLLASGAAHELGTPLATIAVILGDWRRMPSLANDPDMNEEIVEMQAQIQRCKTIVSGILMSAGETRGESSGETTICEFFEELVDEWRHTRKVTELEFKNHFGEDLDIASDTVLKQTICNLLDNALEASPQWVSLEVFRQDDTLIIQVVDRGPGFAQQVFDHLGQPYQSTKGRPGSGLGLFLVFNVARILGGTVQASNRDEGGAEIRLQLPLDALMLKEA; this is encoded by the coding sequence ATGACAGATACCGCAAGAGTAGTAGGCAACGATATCCCCCTCGACCAAACCGACTCCAATGACAATGAGCGCAACACCCTCAGCAAGCATATGCGGCAATTGGTATTACTGCGCTGGATGGCCGTGCTGGGACAGCTGCTAACCATACTGGTCACTCATTATGGCTTTGGCGTAGAACTGCCGCTCCAAACCATGTTGAGTATTTTGGCTGCGTTATCGGTGTTTAACGCGGCCAATGAACTCGCTATGCGTTTTCGCCACCGGGTACGCACCATTGAGCTGTTTATGGGCTTACTGGTGGATATGGCCGCCCTCACCGCCCAGCTCTACCTCAGTGGCGGTGCCACCAACCCCTTTGTTTACCTGTATCTGTTACAAGTCGGTTTGGCCGCGGTGCTACTTGCCGCCCCTTATGCCTATTCGCTGCTGGGCATCTCGACGCTGTGCTTTCTGTGGCTGGCAGAAAAAGCCCAGCCTCTGGCACTGCCCCAAGATTATCATTTGGGTATTCGCAGCTATTATTTAGAAGGCATGCTCATCTGCCTGATGCTGACCGCTGCCTTGCTGGTGGTCTTCATCAATCGCATTACCCGTACCCGCCAAGAGCACGATGCCAGACTGGCCGAATTGCGCCAGCGGGCAGCAGAAGAAGAACATATTTTGCGCATGGGCTTGTTGGCTTCTGGGGCGGCCCACGAACTGGGCACGCCACTGGCTACCATTGCGGTCATTCTGGGCGACTGGCGACGCATGCCCAGCCTTGCCAATGACCCCGATATGAATGAAGAAATTGTAGAGATGCAGGCCCAAATCCAACGCTGTAAAACCATCGTCAGCGGCATTTTAATGTCGGCGGGCGAAACCCGTGGCGAGTCCTCTGGCGAAACCACCATCTGCGAGTTTTTTGAAGAATTAGTGGATGAATGGCGACACACCCGCAAAGTAACCGAGCTGGAATTTAAAAACCACTTTGGCGAAGACCTCGATATCGCCTCTGACACGGTGCTCAAACAAACCATCTGCAATCTGCTAGACAACGCCTTAGAAGCCTCACCCCAATGGGTCAGCCTTGAAGTTTTTCGGCAAGACGACACCCTTATCATCCAAGTTGTCGACCGAGGTCCCGGCTTTGCGCAGCAAGTCTTTGACCACTTAGGGCAGCCCTATCAGTCCACCAAAGGCCGACCCGGCAGCGGCCTGGGTTTGTTTTTGGTGTTTAATGTTGCCCGTATACTGGGCGGCACAGTGCAGGCAAGCAATCGTGATGAGGGCGGCGCTGAAATACGCCTGCAACTGCCGCTAGATGCCCTGATGTTGAAAGAGGCCTGA
- a CDS encoding SURF1 family protein, whose amino-acid sequence MSAPAPRRPAKLLISLCALLAFCGFVALGNWQLERRVWKLDLIERVNERAHAAPQAAPKQSQWPQISQEADEYRKLSLQGQFLADRDTLVVGASELGSGYWVMTPFRSESGGLILVNRGFINQGVTPTPAPSNNVEVTGLLRISEPHGSVLRDNQPSQNRWYSRDTQAIGQAQDLQLAPYFIDAAANQPGSPGAPGPTGGLTIIQFHNSHLVYAITWYGLALMVIGAAVLVKREQGRRDKRA is encoded by the coding sequence ATGTCGGCACCCGCACCCCGGCGACCTGCCAAGCTGTTAATCAGCCTTTGCGCCCTACTGGCCTTTTGTGGCTTTGTTGCATTGGGAAATTGGCAGCTGGAGCGTCGGGTGTGGAAGCTGGACCTGATTGAGCGGGTTAATGAGCGGGCTCACGCGGCTCCCCAAGCGGCCCCCAAGCAGAGCCAGTGGCCGCAAATCAGCCAAGAAGCCGACGAATACCGCAAGCTCTCTCTCCAAGGACAGTTTCTTGCCGACCGCGACACCCTGGTGGTCGGTGCCAGTGAGCTGGGTAGCGGCTACTGGGTCATGACCCCGTTTCGGAGTGAATCCGGCGGCCTGATTCTGGTCAACCGGGGGTTTATTAATCAAGGCGTCACGCCCACGCCAGCACCAAGCAACAACGTTGAAGTAACGGGTCTGCTGCGTATTAGCGAACCACACGGCAGCGTGCTACGTGACAACCAGCCAAGCCAAAACCGCTGGTATTCCCGTGACACCCAAGCTATTGGCCAGGCCCAAGATCTGCAGCTCGCCCCCTATTTTATTGATGCTGCCGCCAACCAACCCGGCAGCCCCGGAGCCCCCGGCCCAACGGGCGGCCTGACCATCATCCAATTTCACAACAGTCATCTGGTTTATGCCATTACCTGGTACGGTCTTGCGCTGATGGTTATCGGCGCCGCTGTACTGGTAAAACGAGAGCAAGGCCGCCGAGATAAGCGCGCTTAA
- the cyoD gene encoding cytochrome o ubiquinol oxidase subunit IV produces MSEHSEHHDHHEEEGPHSTFSGYMIGFFASILLTALPFWLVMGDVIPSRNVTIAVIIGFAVVQILVHMIYFLHMNFHAEGGWTMLSLIFTMVLLFITLFGSLWVMYHMNVNMMPSMMSGS; encoded by the coding sequence ATGAGCGAACATAGCGAACACCACGACCATCACGAAGAAGAAGGTCCTCACAGCACCTTTAGCGGTTACATGATTGGCTTCTTTGCCTCAATACTGCTAACAGCACTGCCATTCTGGCTGGTCATGGGTGATGTCATACCATCGCGCAACGTCACCATTGCGGTCATCATCGGCTTTGCCGTGGTGCAGATTCTTGTGCATATGATTTACTTCCTGCATATGAATTTTCACGCAGAAGGCGGCTGGACCATGCTGTCGCTAATTTTCACCATGGTCTTGCTGTTCATTACTCTGTTCGGCTCCCTCTGGGTGATGTACCACATGAATGTCAATATGATGCCGTCCATGATGAGCGGCAGTTAA
- the cyoC gene encoding cytochrome o ubiquinol oxidase subunit III yields MSTSAAVSAPGQSGNIDFLERGEHHVANGTLLGFWLYLMSDCLIFAALFATYAVLSQNFAGGPSGAELFDLPLVALNTAFLLFSSITYGFSMLQMQQKKLGGTMLWLAITGVFGLCFLGVEMYEFQHMIHQGAGPQRSGFLSAFFALVGTHGLHVSIGIIWLVTLLFQLRKHGLTGANRRRLFCLSMFWHFLDVVWIGVFTVVYLMGSMT; encoded by the coding sequence ATGTCTACTTCCGCAGCAGTATCGGCCCCCGGTCAATCCGGCAATATTGATTTTTTAGAACGCGGCGAACACCACGTTGCCAACGGCACCTTGCTGGGCTTTTGGCTTTACCTGATGAGCGACTGCCTCATCTTTGCCGCCCTGTTTGCCACCTACGCGGTGCTGAGCCAAAACTTTGCCGGCGGCCCTTCTGGCGCCGAGCTATTTGACCTGCCATTGGTGGCATTAAACACGGCATTTCTGTTGTTCTCGTCGATCACCTACGGTTTCTCCATGCTGCAAATGCAGCAAAAGAAACTGGGCGGCACCATGCTTTGGCTGGCCATTACCGGCGTGTTCGGGCTTTGCTTTCTCGGTGTGGAAATGTACGAATTTCAACACATGATTCACCAAGGGGCTGGCCCTCAACGCAGTGGTTTCTTATCAGCCTTTTTTGCCCTGGTCGGCACCCACGGCCTACACGTTAGCATTGGTATCATTTGGCTGGTGACGCTGTTATTTCAGCTTCGCAAACACGGTTTGACCGGTGCCAACCGTCGCCGTCTATTTTGCCTATCCATGTTTTGGCATTTTCTGGATGTGGTATGGATTGGCGTTTTCACTGTTGTTTACCTGATGGGGTCCATGACATGA